The Mobula hypostoma unplaced genomic scaffold, sMobHyp1.1 scaffold_36, whole genome shotgun sequence genome window below encodes:
- the LOC134341670 gene encoding zinc finger protein 239-like, translating into MAHQRVHTGERPFTCSDCGKEFTQSSKLKVHQRVHTGERPFTCSDCGKGFTCSSQWKVHQSVHTGERPFICSDCGKGFALSSHLLRHQSVHTREWPFTCSDCGKGCTSSSELKVHQQVHTGERLFTCSDCGKGFTCSSKLKVHQRVHTGERPFTCSVCGKGFTRSSTLLAHQRVHTGERPFTCSVCGKGFTQSPHLQKHQRVHTKSEQEADFLLRL; encoded by the coding sequence atggctcaccagcgagttcacaccggggagcggccgttcacctgctcggactgtgggaaggaattcactcagtcatctaaactgaaggtacatcagagagttcacactggagagagaccgttcacctgctcggactgtgggaagggattcacttgctcatcccagTGGAAggtacaccagtcagttcacactggggagaggccattcatctgctcagactgtgggaagggattcgcttTGTCATCTCatttactgagacaccagtcagttcacaccagAGAGTGGCCATTcacttgctcagactgtgggaagggatgcacctcgtcatctgaactgaaggtccatcagcaagttcacactggagagaggctgttcacttgctcagactgtgggaagggattcacttgctcatctaagctgaaagtacatcagcgagttcacacgggagagaggccattcacctgctcagtctgtgggaagggattcactcggtcatccaccctactggcacaccagcgagttcacactggggagaggcctttcacctgctcagtctgtgggaagggattcactcagtcaccccacctacagaaacaccagcgagttcacacaaaGTCTGAGCAGGAGGCTGATTTCCTGCTCAGACTTTGA